From Curtobacterium sp. SGAir0471, the proteins below share one genomic window:
- a CDS encoding long-chain-fatty-acid--CoA ligase, whose product MSIDTPRPWLASYAPGVPHDIDEPTGSLSDIVEQSADRFPGKVALEFFGRTTSYADLQEQILRAANGLRKLGVGAGDRVAIVLPNCPQHVVAFYAVLRLGAIVVEHNPLYTARELRHQFEDHGAKVAIAWDKSVATLQDFPADLRLDAIVSVDLTRAMPRATRLALALPVAKARESRAKLTTSVRGTTKWDDLVSTRKLSKRHPRPATTDVALIQYTSGTTGVPKGAVLSHRNLLANAAQARAWVPTIRRGDNTVYAVLPMFHAYGLTLCLTFAMSMASRLVLFPAFDPALVLKAMKKHPPTFLPAVPPIYTRLQHAADSAKVSLRGIEIGISGAMPLSQDVVEPWEARTGGYLVEGYGLSECSPVLMANPVSTERRLGAIGLPLSSTEARVVDPDDPTKVLGTGEAGELQVKGPQVFRGYWGKAEATDDVFTPDGWFRTGDVVSIDADGFVSIVDRLKELIITGGFNVSPSEVEDALLKHPSVREVAVVGITQGGNEQVVAAVVPKDPGTFDAEALRAWSRDQLAAYKVPRRIVVVEDLPRSMIGKVLRRKVRDQITAK is encoded by the coding sequence GTGAGCATCGACACGCCTCGTCCCTGGCTTGCCTCGTACGCCCCGGGGGTCCCGCACGACATCGACGAGCCGACTGGCTCGCTCTCCGACATCGTGGAGCAGTCCGCAGACCGCTTCCCGGGGAAGGTGGCGCTCGAGTTCTTCGGCAGGACGACGTCGTACGCCGATCTGCAGGAGCAGATCCTCCGCGCCGCGAACGGTCTGCGGAAGCTCGGCGTCGGCGCCGGTGACCGGGTCGCGATCGTGCTGCCGAACTGCCCGCAGCACGTGGTCGCGTTCTACGCGGTGCTCCGGCTCGGCGCGATCGTCGTCGAGCACAACCCGCTGTACACGGCGCGCGAACTCCGCCACCAGTTCGAGGACCACGGCGCGAAGGTCGCGATCGCGTGGGACAAGTCGGTCGCCACGCTCCAGGACTTCCCCGCGGACCTCCGCCTCGACGCGATCGTCTCCGTCGACCTGACGCGCGCGATGCCCCGCGCGACCCGCCTGGCCCTGGCGCTGCCGGTGGCGAAGGCGCGGGAGTCCCGCGCGAAGCTGACCACGAGCGTCCGGGGCACGACGAAGTGGGACGACCTGGTGTCCACCCGCAAGCTGTCGAAGCGCCACCCGCGTCCGGCGACGACCGACGTCGCGCTCATCCAGTACACCTCGGGAACCACCGGTGTACCGAAGGGTGCGGTGCTCAGCCACCGGAACCTGCTCGCCAACGCCGCCCAGGCCCGCGCGTGGGTGCCGACGATCCGCCGGGGCGACAACACCGTGTACGCGGTTCTGCCGATGTTCCACGCCTACGGCCTGACGCTGTGCCTGACCTTCGCGATGAGCATGGCCTCGCGGCTCGTGCTCTTCCCGGCGTTCGACCCGGCTCTCGTGCTCAAGGCCATGAAGAAGCACCCGCCGACGTTCCTGCCGGCCGTGCCGCCGATCTACACCCGCCTGCAGCACGCGGCGGACTCGGCGAAGGTGTCCCTGCGGGGCATCGAGATCGGCATCTCCGGCGCGATGCCGCTGTCGCAGGACGTCGTCGAGCCGTGGGAGGCGCGTACGGGCGGCTACCTGGTCGAGGGCTACGGCCTGTCCGAGTGCTCCCCGGTCCTCATGGCGAACCCGGTCTCCACCGAACGCCGCCTCGGTGCGATCGGCCTGCCACTGTCGTCGACCGAGGCCCGCGTGGTGGACCCTGACGACCCGACGAAGGTGCTCGGCACGGGCGAGGCCGGCGAGCTCCAGGTCAAGGGTCCGCAGGTGTTCCGCGGGTACTGGGGCAAGGCCGAGGCCACCGACGATGTCTTCACCCCGGACGGCTGGTTCCGTACCGGGGACGTCGTGTCGATCGACGCGGACGGCTTCGTCAGCATCGTCGACCGACTCAAGGAACTCATCATCACCGGCGGCTTCAACGTCTCGCCGTCCGAGGTCGAGGACGCCCTGCTCAAGCACCCCAGCGTGCGCGAGGTGGCCGTCGTCGGCATCACGCAGGGCGGGAACGAGCAGGTCGTCGCCGCGGTCGTGCCGAAGGACCCGGGGACCTTCGACGCCGAGGCCCTCCGCGCGTGGTCGCGGGACCAGCTCGCGGCCTACAAGGTGCCGCGGCGCATCGTCGTGGTCGAGGACCTGCCGCGCTCGATGATCGGCAAGGTGCTCCGCCGCAAGGTGCGGGACCAGATCACGGCGAAGTAG
- a CDS encoding oxygenase MpaB family protein — protein sequence MASVSDAFRSRLNDTFTNGATERPAWIDELEQGSDAGFFGPGSATWAVHGGNHTVLAGVRALLVQALHPGALAGVADHSRYREDPFGRLAGTIRWIYTVSHGDTQQATHASQWVRKLHERVVGEYVDGHGVTKPYAANDPDLARWVHLAFTDAFLRSAQVWGKPIPGGADAYVREWAVAGRLMGVEDAPESDAELRAQMNGYLDRGELKADARTHDVVRFIKDPPLARLLRPGYRALFDGAVASLDPRHRSMLGLRTPGVGPVQLPVRQVAGVVLDGIGAVLGTTPGTERAALVRIARLEQESRQDLTA from the coding sequence ATGGCTTCCGTGTCCGACGCGTTCCGCTCCCGCCTCAACGACACCTTCACCAACGGCGCGACCGAGCGTCCCGCCTGGATCGACGAGCTCGAACAGGGCTCCGACGCGGGCTTCTTCGGGCCGGGCTCCGCGACCTGGGCCGTGCACGGCGGCAACCACACCGTGCTCGCCGGCGTCCGAGCGCTGCTCGTGCAGGCGCTCCACCCCGGGGCGCTCGCCGGCGTCGCCGACCACTCCCGCTACCGCGAGGACCCGTTCGGCCGCCTCGCCGGCACCATCCGGTGGATCTACACGGTGTCGCACGGTGACACGCAGCAGGCCACGCACGCCAGCCAGTGGGTCCGCAAGCTGCACGAGCGCGTCGTCGGCGAGTACGTCGACGGGCACGGCGTGACGAAGCCGTACGCGGCGAACGACCCCGACCTGGCGCGGTGGGTGCACCTCGCGTTCACCGACGCCTTCCTGCGGAGTGCCCAGGTCTGGGGCAAGCCGATCCCCGGCGGTGCCGATGCCTACGTGCGGGAGTGGGCGGTCGCAGGACGTCTCATGGGGGTCGAGGACGCTCCGGAGTCGGATGCCGAGCTCCGCGCGCAGATGAACGGGTACCTGGACCGCGGGGAGCTCAAGGCCGACGCCAGGACGCACGACGTGGTCCGGTTCATCAAGGACCCGCCGCTCGCCAGGCTCCTGCGGCCGGGCTACCGCGCGCTCTTCGACGGCGCGGTCGCATCGCTCGACCCGCGGCACCGCTCGATGCTCGGGCTGCGGACACCGGGGGTCGGTCCGGTGCAGCTGCCGGTCCGCCAGGTCGCGGGGGTCGTGCTCGACGGGATCGGTGCGGTGCTCGGGACGACCCCGGGCACCGAGCGCGCGGCGCTCGTGCGGATCGCCCGGTTGGAGCAGGAGTCGCGACAGGACCTCACCGCCTGA
- a CDS encoding aldo/keto reductase gives MGTTRLGRTGLEISRIVLGMMSYGRPDQGAHPWSVDIDDARPFVRRAYEAGITAFDTANVYSAGSSEEITGQLLKEIAPREEVQVFTKVFNRMRPGPNGAGLSRAAIMHEIDASLTRLGTDYVDLYQIHRFDPHTPIEETMEALHDVVKAGKARYIGASSMWTWQFAQMQHVAELHGWTQFVSMQDQYNLLEREEEREMHPFAQATGVGVIPWSPLARGKVTRPWDAQGSGSRSDTDEFGKTLYRQDEDANRAIVDAVQQVAEARGASMAQVALAWVAGKPAVTAPIIGATKEHHIDDAVAAAAMELTDDEVSRLESAYTPRVPSGF, from the coding sequence GTGGGCACCACCCGCCTCGGGCGCACGGGCCTCGAGATCAGCCGGATCGTCCTCGGGATGATGTCCTACGGCAGGCCGGACCAGGGCGCCCACCCGTGGAGCGTCGACATCGACGACGCCCGCCCGTTCGTCCGCCGCGCCTACGAGGCCGGCATCACCGCGTTCGACACCGCCAACGTCTACTCCGCGGGCTCGAGCGAGGAGATCACCGGCCAGCTCCTCAAGGAGATCGCCCCGCGCGAGGAAGTCCAGGTCTTCACCAAGGTCTTCAACCGCATGCGCCCCGGCCCCAACGGCGCCGGGCTCTCCCGCGCCGCGATCATGCACGAGATCGACGCCTCGCTCACCCGGCTCGGCACCGACTACGTCGACCTGTACCAGATCCACCGCTTCGACCCGCACACGCCGATCGAGGAGACGATGGAGGCCCTCCACGACGTCGTCAAGGCCGGCAAGGCGCGCTACATCGGCGCGAGCAGCATGTGGACGTGGCAGTTCGCGCAGATGCAGCACGTCGCGGAGCTGCACGGCTGGACGCAGTTCGTCAGCATGCAGGACCAGTACAACCTGCTCGAGCGCGAGGAGGAGCGCGAGATGCACCCGTTCGCGCAGGCGACCGGCGTCGGGGTCATCCCGTGGAGCCCGCTCGCCCGCGGCAAGGTCACCCGTCCCTGGGACGCGCAGGGGTCCGGCAGCCGCTCGGACACCGACGAGTTCGGCAAGACGCTCTACCGCCAGGACGAGGACGCGAACCGCGCGATCGTCGACGCCGTCCAGCAGGTCGCCGAGGCGCGCGGTGCGAGCATGGCCCAGGTCGCTCTCGCCTGGGTGGCCGGCAAGCCCGCGGTCACCGCACCGATCATCGGCGCGACGAAGGAGCACCACATCGACGACGCGGTCGCCGCGGCTGCGATGGAGCTCACCGACGACGAGGTGTCGCGACTCGAGTCCGCGTACACGCCCCGGGTGCCGTCCGGTTTCTGA
- a CDS encoding TIGR03086 family metal-binding protein: MATDWIRLQSLAVAEFGRRVAAVTDWDASTPDSEWTTRDLVTHVIDEQRWIPKLLTGCDYAQAEADLEPIGQDLASEWAKFATAATSAWQKAPADTSVHLSTDVVRADQYLTEQTSDITIHTWDLARATGTDEALPDELVRAVWEYFEPQIHDLAATGLYAAPVEVDDDAPLQVRLLAVTGRDARVKA, encoded by the coding sequence ATGGCCACCGACTGGATCCGGTTGCAGTCGCTCGCCGTAGCCGAGTTCGGCCGCCGCGTCGCTGCCGTGACCGACTGGGATGCATCCACCCCCGACTCCGAGTGGACGACGCGCGATCTGGTCACGCACGTCATCGACGAGCAGCGCTGGATCCCGAAGCTCCTGACGGGATGCGACTACGCCCAAGCCGAGGCTGACCTCGAACCGATCGGCCAGGACCTGGCCAGCGAGTGGGCGAAGTTCGCAACGGCCGCGACCAGCGCCTGGCAGAAGGCGCCCGCTGACACCTCCGTGCACCTCAGCACCGACGTCGTTCGCGCCGACCAGTACCTCACCGAACAGACGAGTGACATCACCATCCACACGTGGGACCTCGCGCGCGCCACCGGCACGGACGAGGCGCTGCCCGATGAACTCGTCCGCGCCGTCTGGGAGTACTTCGAGCCGCAGATCCACGACCTCGCGGCGACCGGGCTCTACGCCGCGCCCGTCGAGGTCGACGACGACGCGCCACTGCAGGTCCGCCTGCTCGCGGTCACAGGTCGCGATGCCAGGGTGAAGGCGTGA
- a CDS encoding YceI family protein: protein MTLTASAIPGYQTGTWKIDPTHSEVTFSVRHLAISKVKGSFERFDATLVTAENPLDSSLEASIDVASINTNQAQRDQHLATGDFFLTEEHPQMVFKSTGIREDGDDMLIDGTLTLRGVTKDVTLKTEFGGVTTDGYGQVKLGAEATTKIDRTEFGVNWNAALEAGGFTLGNDVTINLDVQFVLQAA from the coding sequence ATGACGCTCACCGCCTCCGCCATCCCGGGCTACCAGACCGGCACCTGGAAGATCGACCCGACCCACTCCGAGGTCACCTTCTCGGTCCGCCACCTCGCGATCAGCAAGGTCAAGGGCTCGTTCGAGCGCTTCGACGCGACGCTCGTCACTGCCGAGAACCCGCTCGACTCGTCGCTCGAGGCCTCGATCGACGTCGCGAGCATCAACACCAACCAGGCGCAGCGCGACCAGCACCTCGCCACCGGTGACTTCTTCCTCACCGAGGAGCACCCGCAGATGGTCTTCAAGTCCACCGGCATCCGCGAGGACGGCGACGACATGCTCATCGACGGCACGCTGACCCTGCGCGGCGTCACGAAGGACGTCACCCTGAAGACCGAGTTCGGTGGCGTGACCACCGACGGCTACGGCCAGGTCAAGCTCGGCGCCGAGGCGACCACGAAGATCGACCGCACCGAGTTCGGCGTGAACTGGAACGCGGCGCTCGAGGCCGGTGGCTTCACGCTCGGCAACGACGTGACGATCAACCTCGACGTGCAGTTCGTCCTCCAGGCGGCCTGA
- a CDS encoding aldo/keto reductase family protein produces MEFRYLGNSGLKISEITYGNWLTHGSQVENDVATQCVRAALDAGITTFDTADTYANTAAETVLGEALKAERRQSLEIFTKVYWPTGPKGHNDVGLSRKHIMESIDGSLERLQTDYVDLYQAHRYDHETPLEETMQAFADVVRQGKALYIGVSEWNAEQIRAGAALAKELGFQLISNQPQYSMLWRVIEGEVVPASKQLGLSQIVWSPIAQGVLTGKYKPGQPAPEGSRATDEKGGADMIKRFMRDEVLEAVQRLQPVADQAGLTLAQLAIAWTLQNPNVASAIVGASRPEQVTDNVKAAGVTLDADALAAIDDALGDIPERDASKTVSPEKRPA; encoded by the coding sequence ATGGAATTCAGGTACCTGGGCAACTCCGGACTCAAGATCTCCGAGATCACCTACGGCAACTGGCTGACGCACGGCTCGCAGGTCGAGAACGACGTCGCCACCCAGTGCGTGCGGGCAGCGCTCGACGCCGGCATCACCACGTTCGACACCGCCGACACGTACGCAAACACCGCGGCGGAGACGGTCCTCGGCGAGGCGCTCAAGGCCGAGCGCCGCCAGTCGCTCGAGATCTTCACGAAGGTCTACTGGCCGACCGGGCCGAAGGGGCACAACGACGTCGGCCTCTCCCGCAAGCACATCATGGAGTCGATCGACGGGTCGCTCGAGCGCCTCCAGACCGACTACGTCGACCTCTACCAGGCGCACCGCTACGACCACGAGACCCCGCTCGAGGAGACCATGCAGGCCTTCGCGGACGTCGTCCGCCAGGGCAAGGCGCTCTACATCGGCGTCAGCGAGTGGAACGCCGAGCAGATCCGCGCCGGCGCCGCACTGGCGAAGGAGCTCGGCTTCCAGCTCATCTCGAACCAGCCGCAGTACTCGATGCTGTGGCGCGTCATCGAGGGCGAGGTCGTCCCCGCCTCGAAGCAGCTCGGCCTCAGCCAGATCGTCTGGTCGCCGATCGCCCAGGGTGTGCTGACGGGCAAGTACAAGCCGGGCCAGCCGGCCCCCGAGGGCTCGCGCGCCACGGACGAGAAGGGCGGCGCGGACATGATCAAGCGGTTCATGCGCGACGAGGTCCTCGAGGCCGTGCAGCGTCTGCAGCCCGTCGCCGACCAGGCCGGCCTGACGCTCGCCCAGCTCGCGATCGCGTGGACGCTGCAGAACCCGAACGTCGCGTCCGCGATCGTCGGTGCGTCCCGCCCGGAGCAGGTCACGGACAACGTCAAGGCAGCGGGCGTCACCCTCGACGCCGACGCGCTCGCCGCGATCGACGACGCCCTCGGGGACATCCCGGAGCGCGACGCGAGCAAGACGGTCAGCCCGGAGAAGCGCCCCGCGTAA
- a CDS encoding GtrA family protein has product MTRTDTPVLVPPGTGSVPTPVAVPAARAAHPAAPAGPALTVDRPALASRMRATATQLASFGTIGAVCFLIDLGVYNLLRATVLPDGPIAAKIVSVVVATAVAWLANRSITFRSQRQVGRKETVREGLLFAVTNVVGLGIAAACLFVSHYVLGFTSTLADNVAGNGVGLVLGTVFRFVAYKALVFRSTDAHAKEHAA; this is encoded by the coding sequence ATGACCCGAACCGACACCCCCGTTCTGGTGCCACCCGGCACCGGGTCGGTGCCGACCCCCGTTGCAGTCCCCGCTGCACGCGCCGCCCACCCAGCGGCGCCCGCCGGCCCTGCGCTGACCGTGGATCGGCCGGCGCTCGCCTCCCGCATGCGCGCCACGGCGACGCAACTCGCCTCGTTCGGCACCATCGGCGCCGTCTGCTTCCTCATCGACCTCGGCGTCTACAACCTGCTGCGCGCAACCGTCCTGCCGGACGGCCCGATCGCCGCGAAGATCGTCTCCGTCGTCGTCGCCACCGCGGTCGCCTGGTTGGCGAACCGCTCCATCACGTTCCGCTCGCAGCGGCAGGTCGGCCGGAAGGAGACCGTTCGCGAGGGGCTCCTCTTCGCCGTCACGAACGTCGTCGGCCTCGGCATCGCCGCGGCCTGCCTGTTCGTCTCGCACTACGTCCTCGGCTTCACCTCGACCCTCGCCGACAACGTCGCCGGCAACGGGGTGGGCCTCGTCCTCGGCACCGTCTTCCGGTTCGTCGCGTACAAGGCCCTCGTCTTCCGTTCCACCGACGCTCACGCGAAGGAGCACGCCGCATGA
- a CDS encoding glycosyltransferase yields MTITATLLTAAGPLLQPNEGTGPAGNLPNRGTTDVPTGGSGQAPQVAWSLGEWIGYSALIAVSVLLTVIALTTLWWMLHAWRSRDALKSTSFSQTPLPAAHRFTLLVPGRHEQDVMGETLDMLAKQDHPDFEIIAIVGEDDPETDAVVRAAAARHPELIRVVVDDTAPKNKPKAMNLALQHATGDIVGVFDAEDEVYPKLLSLVDSRFQETGADVVQGGVQLMNFKSSWWSLRNVLEYYFWFRSRLHFHAGSKFIPLGGNTVFVTRERLEWSNGWDAHCLAEDCELGVRLSADGAKVVVAYSPEAVTREETPPTFASLLKQRTRWNQGFLQVLGKGEWKKLPSFRQRFFARYMLTMPFIQAATGLLIPLSVLMILFVKVPTPVALISFIPVAPTLMLLAVEVVGLNEFGRIYKEKVRIRDYVKLVLGLVPYQVFLAAAAVRAVVRHVKGQNGWEKTEHTGQHRTGGGQSEVVGFASELTGSSSAASSASSSSSSSSERELAGSTTGGTR; encoded by the coding sequence ATGACCATCACCGCCACGCTGCTGACGGCCGCCGGGCCGCTGCTGCAGCCGAACGAGGGGACCGGGCCCGCCGGGAACCTCCCGAACCGCGGGACCACGGACGTCCCGACGGGAGGCTCGGGGCAGGCCCCGCAGGTCGCCTGGTCGCTGGGTGAGTGGATCGGGTACTCCGCGCTCATCGCCGTCTCCGTGCTGCTCACGGTGATCGCGCTCACCACGCTCTGGTGGATGCTGCACGCCTGGCGGTCGCGCGACGCGCTCAAGTCGACGAGCTTCAGCCAGACGCCGCTGCCGGCGGCGCACCGCTTCACCTTGCTGGTGCCCGGTCGGCACGAACAGGACGTCATGGGCGAGACACTCGACATGCTCGCGAAGCAGGACCACCCCGACTTCGAGATCATCGCGATCGTCGGCGAGGACGACCCTGAGACCGACGCGGTCGTCCGCGCCGCCGCCGCCCGCCACCCCGAGCTCATCCGCGTGGTCGTCGACGACACCGCGCCGAAGAACAAGCCGAAGGCGATGAACCTCGCGCTGCAGCACGCGACGGGCGACATCGTCGGGGTGTTCGACGCGGAGGACGAGGTCTACCCGAAGCTCCTGTCGCTCGTCGACTCGCGCTTCCAGGAGACCGGCGCCGACGTCGTGCAGGGCGGCGTGCAGCTGATGAACTTCAAGTCGAGCTGGTGGTCGCTCCGCAACGTGCTCGAGTACTACTTCTGGTTCCGCTCGCGCCTCCACTTCCACGCCGGCTCGAAGTTCATCCCGCTCGGCGGCAACACCGTGTTCGTGACCCGCGAGCGGCTCGAGTGGTCGAACGGCTGGGACGCCCACTGCCTCGCCGAGGACTGCGAGCTCGGCGTCCGGCTCTCCGCCGACGGGGCGAAGGTCGTCGTGGCCTACAGCCCAGAGGCCGTCACCCGCGAGGAGACCCCGCCCACCTTCGCGTCCCTGCTCAAGCAGCGGACCCGGTGGAACCAGGGGTTCCTGCAGGTCCTCGGCAAGGGGGAGTGGAAGAAGCTGCCGTCCTTCCGTCAGCGCTTCTTCGCCCGCTACATGCTGACGATGCCGTTCATCCAGGCGGCGACCGGTCTGCTCATCCCGCTCAGCGTCCTGATGATCCTGTTCGTCAAGGTGCCGACCCCGGTCGCGCTCATCTCGTTCATCCCGGTGGCGCCGACGCTCATGCTGCTCGCCGTCGAGGTCGTCGGACTCAACGAGTTCGGCCGCATCTACAAGGAGAAGGTCCGCATCCGCGACTACGTGAAGCTCGTCCTCGGCCTCGTGCCGTACCAGGTGTTCCTCGCCGCCGCAGCCGTCCGTGCCGTCGTCCGCCACGTGAAGGGGCAGAACGGGTGGGAGAAGACCGAGCACACCGGGCAGCACCGCACCGGCGGCGGCCAGTCCGAGGTCGTCGGGTTCGCGTCCGAGCTGACCGGCTCGTCGTCCGCAGCTTCGTCCGCCTCGTCTTCTTCGTCCTCGTCGTCCGAGCGTGAGCTCGCCGGCTCGACCACCGGGGGTACCCGATGA
- a CDS encoding ArnT family glycosyltransferase: MTASLTHTTGIPVRGAGSLSGVRGWFRVHAASLAWLLPVLAVTVAVQLWNMSGTPQRIDDEGTYTAQAWAITNLGEITHYTYWYDHPPLGWIQIAAYTSLTGAFTRYPFAVEAAREAMVFFAAVSSLLLFVLARRLGAGRATAAVAGLVFALSPLALQYHRTVYIDNVATPWLLAAFVLVLSRRQQLAGFAGAAACLGIAVLSKETYLLALPFLIWMAVRRADRSTRRYTLSVAGAVLVVIGGGYLLLAAVKGELLPGAGRVSLFEGITYQLGSRTASGSVFDAGSLANQAASQWWALDPVFIVLGSVAAVVGLFLRRVRPIAAMLVFLLAMMFRPNGYLPVPYVIMLVPFAALLVAYTAERAVLALAGRTRSSARTRVRGVARRGLGATWALVTAAALVVAVPLWGTQLRGFLSSNLDLPMQQAEQWVGDNVPKSSRLLVDDAMWVDLVRDGFARNNVIWYYKLDTDAAVQRQSPNGWKDSDYVVTTDSMRTGGNSSQDVTQAIRNSTSVATFGTGDQQVDVRRIHAEGSAAADRAITAATNGRKTMGTELAQNPALRADAGTASQFRAGQVDSRAMLALGQVLADQSVTVERFRPLTGEDGQPFRRLVVQTADRADAARAAATFESMSDGIRPADVERDGDRVTVTYAPADPTTTPTSAS; this comes from the coding sequence ATGACCGCCAGCCTCACCCACACCACCGGCATCCCCGTCCGCGGCGCCGGGTCGCTCTCCGGGGTCCGCGGTTGGTTCCGCGTCCACGCGGCGAGCCTCGCCTGGCTGCTCCCGGTCCTCGCCGTCACCGTCGCGGTGCAGCTCTGGAACATGTCCGGCACGCCGCAGCGCATCGACGACGAGGGGACCTACACCGCCCAGGCGTGGGCGATCACGAACCTCGGCGAGATCACCCACTACACGTACTGGTACGACCACCCGCCGCTGGGCTGGATCCAGATCGCGGCGTACACGTCGCTGACCGGGGCGTTCACGCGCTACCCGTTCGCCGTCGAGGCCGCCCGCGAGGCGATGGTCTTCTTCGCCGCCGTCTCGAGCCTGCTGCTCTTCGTGCTCGCACGTCGACTGGGCGCAGGTCGTGCGACGGCGGCCGTGGCGGGGCTCGTCTTCGCCCTCTCGCCGCTCGCCCTGCAGTACCACCGCACGGTCTACATCGACAACGTCGCGACGCCGTGGCTCCTCGCCGCGTTCGTCCTCGTGCTCAGCCGTCGGCAGCAGCTCGCCGGGTTCGCCGGAGCGGCCGCGTGCCTCGGCATCGCGGTGCTCTCCAAGGAGACGTACCTGCTGGCACTGCCGTTCCTGATCTGGATGGCGGTCCGTCGGGCCGACCGGAGCACGCGTCGCTACACGCTCAGCGTGGCCGGGGCGGTGCTCGTCGTGATCGGTGGCGGGTACCTGCTGCTCGCCGCTGTGAAGGGCGAGCTCCTGCCAGGTGCCGGTCGGGTCAGCCTGTTCGAGGGCATCACCTACCAGCTCGGGTCGCGCACGGCGTCCGGCTCGGTCTTCGACGCGGGCAGCTTGGCGAACCAGGCCGCTTCGCAGTGGTGGGCGCTCGACCCGGTGTTCATCGTGCTCGGCTCGGTCGCCGCGGTCGTCGGACTCTTCCTGCGCCGGGTCCGCCCGATCGCCGCGATGCTCGTGTTCCTGCTCGCGATGATGTTCCGACCGAACGGGTACCTGCCCGTGCCGTACGTGATCATGCTCGTGCCGTTCGCGGCCCTGCTCGTGGCGTACACCGCCGAGCGGGCGGTCCTCGCCCTGGCCGGTCGGACGCGCAGCAGCGCCCGGACCCGCGTCCGCGGCGTCGCCCGTCGCGGTCTCGGCGCCACGTGGGCCCTGGTCACTGCCGCGGCACTCGTGGTCGCCGTCCCGCTGTGGGGCACCCAGCTCCGCGGGTTCCTGTCGAGCAACCTCGACCTGCCGATGCAGCAGGCCGAGCAGTGGGTCGGCGACAACGTCCCGAAGTCCTCGCGGCTGCTCGTGGACGACGCCATGTGGGTCGACCTCGTACGGGACGGCTTCGCCCGGAACAACGTGATCTGGTACTACAAGCTCGACACGGACGCCGCCGTGCAGCGCCAGTCGCCGAACGGGTGGAAGGACTCCGACTACGTCGTCACGACGGACTCGATGCGCACCGGCGGGAACTCCTCGCAGGACGTGACGCAGGCCATCCGGAACTCGACGAGCGTGGCCACGTTCGGCACGGGTGACCAGCAGGTCGACGTCCGGCGCATCCACGCCGAGGGATCCGCCGCTGCCGACCGGGCCATCACCGCCGCGACCAACGGGCGGAAGACGATGGGCACCGAGCTGGCGCAGAACCCGGCGCTCCGAGCCGATGCGGGAACGGCGTCGCAGTTCCGCGCCGGTCAGGTCGACTCGCGCGCGATGCTCGCCCTCGGACAGGTGCTCGCGGACCAGTCGGTGACCGTCGAACGGTTCCGCCCGCTCACGGGTGAGGACGGCCAGCCCTTCCGTCGGCTCGTCGTGCAGACCGCCGATCGGGCGGATGCTGCTCGCGCTGCGGCCACATTCGAGTCGATGAGCGACGGGATCCGCCCGGCCGACGTGGAGCGCGACGGCGACCGCGTCACCGTGACCTACGCCCCGGCCGACCCCACGACGACGCCGACCAGCGCGTCCTGA
- a CDS encoding DUF4397 domain-containing protein, which yields MHARTSAPNAAPSTTARTTARRTARRPVVVAGIAAAIVAATVGLAAPQTASAATGTDEGWLRVGHLSPDTKGVDVELTSLSGGKTVFELDDVTYGQVSPYQELPVGTYVLSMRAADAPDSTPVISTDVQVQEGNASTVVAYGKNADLKTTAFSDDLQQPGDGKAKLRLVQAATTAKAVDVSTTDGTAIAEDAAFGTATQYATVGAGKWDLDVSGSGQRGTAEVDLAGNTVSTLFVLDDSKGDLTVVPVTDAAATAATPSGGVQTGGGGAAADRPFTEFTHAVVAAFRSLFH from the coding sequence ATGCACGCACGCACCTCCGCCCCGAACGCCGCGCCCAGCACCACCGCCCGCACCACCGCCCGCCGCACGGCCCGCCGCCCGGTCGTCGTGGCCGGGATCGCCGCGGCCATCGTCGCCGCCACCGTCGGCCTCGCCGCACCGCAGACCGCCTCGGCCGCGACCGGCACCGACGAGGGCTGGCTCCGCGTCGGCCACCTCTCCCCGGACACCAAGGGCGTCGACGTCGAGCTCACGAGCCTGTCCGGCGGCAAGACGGTCTTCGAGCTCGACGACGTCACGTACGGCCAGGTCAGCCCGTACCAGGAGCTCCCGGTCGGCACCTACGTCCTGTCGATGCGCGCCGCCGACGCCCCCGACTCCACCCCGGTGATCTCGACCGACGTCCAGGTGCAGGAGGGCAACGCGAGCACGGTCGTCGCCTACGGCAAGAACGCCGACCTGAAGACCACGGCGTTCTCCGACGATCTGCAGCAGCCCGGCGACGGCAAGGCAAAGCTCCGGCTCGTGCAGGCTGCGACCACCGCGAAGGCGGTCGACGTCAGCACCACCGACGGCACCGCCATCGCCGAGGACGCCGCCTTCGGTACCGCGACGCAGTACGCCACTGTCGGCGCCGGCAAGTGGGATCTCGACGTCTCGGGCAGCGGCCAGCGCGGCACCGCCGAGGTCGACCTCGCCGGCAACACCGTCTCCACGCTCTTCGTCCTCGACGACAGCAAGGGCGACCTGACCGTCGTGCCCGTCACCGACGCGGCCGCCACGGCAGCGACCCCGTCCGGCGGCGTCCAGACCGGTGGCGGCGGCGCGGCCGCCGACCGTCCCTTCACCGAGTTCACGCACGCGGTCGTCGCGGCGTTCCGCTCGCTGTTCCACTGA